AAATTTGGACAATTTCCAATTAAACTATTACCGATAAGAAGAAGTTAAAATTTATGTAAAATACTCATTGAGTTTAAATTAATTATACTTTCCTACTCATTTGAAAACTAGTTACAATATATACCTACCAAATTAAAACTAATTATCCCTACCTACCCACCCATACCAAAATTTTTAACCCTTAGCTTAATTTAGCTTGGATTGATTTGATTTGAATTGGTTTGGCTTGAATTGGCTTGGTTTGACTTGGTTTATAGTAGCTTAAATTAGCTTCATTTGGTTGGGTATTTAAAAAATGCCTTGGCGTAACTGATAAAGATGTTACCATGTAACccggaggtcacgggttcaagccgtgaaaacagcctcttgcaaaaatgctggataaggctgcgtacaatagactaTTATAATCCGACCCTTCTTCGAGCCCCGCGCATAGCAGGAGCTTGATGCACCTAACAGACAAAAGATAATGGGTAGGGGCGGATAATTTCTTTCCTGCGCATGGGCATTTGCCAAACTTCCCCAATTTTATATGGTTAACAGCCCAACTGTCCAAATTATGGTTTTTACAATATGTAAACATTTCGCCTTGACCTTTATATATAACGGGTATCCACACACACAAGTACACACCATATGGTTTCATTCCCCACGAATTAAGTGACCAAACGAATCTGCTTTCATGGCTAAACTATTCCATATCCTCCTCATCTCCATTCTCCTCTTTCTAGTAGCTTTTCCGGCCACCGGAGAAGAAGAACACATATTTGGAAAATCCATAAAGAGAAAATCTATGGGTCTAAAAAAGGAAAAACTCAGCCATTTCAAATTCTACTGGCACGACATCCTTAGTGGCTCCAAACCAACATCTATGATGATTATTCCGCCACCCAAAAACACAACCACAGGCTTTGGTCAAATGAACATGATAGATAATGCTTTAACCCTAGGACCAGAGTTGAGTTCCAAGATTGTTGGAAGGGCACAAGGGTTTTATGCTTCTGCTTCACAAAATGATGTTGGTTTAATGATGGTCATGAATTTTGCCTTTGTTGAAGGGAAATATAATGGAAGTACTTTTACCGTACTTGGCCGGAATTCGGTGTTCGAGAAGGTGAGAGAGATGGCGGTGATCGGCGGCAGTGGGCTTTTCCGATTTGCTAGAGGATATGTTCAGGCCAGTACTCATTCATGGGATATGAAAACTGGAGATGCTACTGTTCAATATGATGCCTATGTATTGCATTATTGAGGTCTAGTAACTACAATTAATGTCTAAgttccttttcaatttttttaatttactCTTTGGCAGCTAGTCTTTTAAGCAATAATTGTGGTACGATCACACCTTTTTCCCTCATCTTGTCAATTGTCGTATTGGAGCTGGATTATTAGACctgttaatatttgtttcatAAGTCAAGaacattttatgtcaaatatCAAGCTTTTGTTACTTGATTTATTACTTGAATGAAGAAAGAAGAATCAAGTTTAGAGAATATTATTACCATGGATAAACTGCAGTTTTAATAAGCTCCCACTGCCTTAATTTATATGGTGCATTTTTCTTTTTAGGCTGttcgaaaatattttttatatttaatatatataatccaaattatttaTTTCTTCTTAAATCCTTGCCCAATCCAACAATATAACATAAAATATGATGAAGAAAGTAATTGTTATGAATTCGGTTAATTACTAAAGAAGATTTAGGCTCACTTTTTTGCGCTGTGCAAAGAAGTTTGTGCGTCGACGCATTATCTTCGTGGCCTTCTATAAATAAGGCAAAAATAatacggtatagccagttttcggattggtcattcaaaaatagtcagcgtttaccaagtcaataaaaaatagccactattttgctgtaacagagatcgatccagcataatatactggagttcggtgcacctgtgtatgaactccatcatattatgctggaccggtatactttgctggctccagtataatatattggagattagagcaccggtgctccaaactccagtatattatgctggaccggtatacttgctggaactccagtatattatgctggagttccagcatacttatcctggaactccagtataatatgctggagttcaagtatacttatgctggaactccagcataatatactggtgtatttttcgggttttgaacagtgttttcgctcaaatttatctttacatgaaaagtggttaaatttcgattacttttgaaactaggcTATTTTTGATCGACCAacaaatctggctatttttgaatttctcccataaATAAGCTGAGAATTTCACACAGCTGATACTTTATGTAATATTATTCTCACTAATAGCATTATTTTTTTATTccataaataatttaaaattataattttaacatattttgaaaGATTATATGTTGGATTAAACAAACTCCACAAATTAAGGAAACTTCTTATTATATGGGCGAAAAGCTTCGTTTCACGCATTTGAACTCGTCAAACAACGATAAAGCCTATGACGTGTGAATGCTATAACGTGTTAACCTGATCCCAAAAGGTCGAGGTCATATAAAGAAGGCAAGTTATCGTCGAGGTCGAGATGGTTCGATGGAAGACGAGGACGAGCATCCGTCTTCGACACGCAATACCAACTATTTTTGGGATTTAGATTCCCTAACGAATATTCTAGTGAATATTCTTTTATGTTGTATTATCTATAGTTTTGTAGCCCACATACTCTTATTAATAGGAAGGGATGTAGTTGTAGAagggagatttttttttttggaaagaaCAACGTTGACATTCACTGTGAAGATTAAATACATACAAAGTTTACCTTTGCACCTCTTTTTCTCTATCTTTCTCTCCCGATTCAAGAAGAACCGGAATATTCAATAGCTTATCATCAACCGTCATTGTCAAAAGG
This genomic stretch from Nicotiana sylvestris chromosome 9, ASM39365v2, whole genome shotgun sequence harbors:
- the LOC104237869 gene encoding dirigent protein 22-like yields the protein MAKLFHILLISILLFLVAFPATGEEEHIFGKSIKRKSMGLKKEKLSHFKFYWHDILSGSKPTSMMIIPPPKNTTTGFGQMNMIDNALTLGPELSSKIVGRAQGFYASASQNDVGLMMVMNFAFVEGKYNGSTFTVLGRNSVFEKVREMAVIGGSGLFRFARGYVQASTHSWDMKTGDATVQYDAYVLHY